CATCATGTCCCAGTCCaccatatcatcatcttcttccatcatgtGCGTCACCAAATTCTGTCTCCAGCTTTTTCCCTCCACCAACCCATTCCGTTTCTTTTCCAGGTGTTGTTCAATCCCCAACTCTTTCACCAGTCCTTCCGCCTCAGCTCGCATCCAGAACGCTTCATCTACTCTCACTTTCGTGTTCCCATGCTCCCACGCTGATCGCACAAGATTGACAGCAAAATTATGGTTGATCCTGACGATCGTCCTCAACATTCTATCCCACCAAATCCCTTCCAATTCTCTTATTTTTACAAGCTCACACCACCTCGCCCATCCTTCGCCGAACCCCAACCCATCAGGTCTCGTCACCAACGCATGCACCACCTCAAACCACACAATGGTTGACAGctttcctttcccaccACGCGGGAAGAGTGACATTGCCGTTTCGATGATCTCATATCGCTCTTCATTATTGAGTGATGTCGTCTTTGCAGCAGGACGGAGGAATGCGAGCCAAAGATCGtattccctctccctcttccggCCGTAGAGATCTTCATCTCGAGCCTTGGAGAGAATGTACAATCCAGCTTCTAGCTCCACTTTGGTCGCAGGCCGACAGTGAGACCATTTCGTCAAGAGTCCAGTCAGGATTCGGGTCCATTTATTTATCCCCGGAATAGGATGGGTAGGCGTAAGGCTATGCGAGAGAATAGTGTCGACTGCCGGTTGGATGGGGAGACCGGCATTGAGTTGTATAGAGAGCAGAGGGCCGAGAGTAGAGGTTTCGATGGGTGTACCCGTTTGAGCAACCAGTTTGAGAATGCGAGCGCAGAATGTGAATGACTTGTTTGCCGTGTAATTACGAGTGGCTAAAAGGCGGATGAATGCGGATACGGCAGGGGTGAAATCATGCTGTTCCGCAGAAGGGTTGTGAGGAAACATTTTAAACACGTCGAGCGTTTGCTTGATGTCGTTTCGAGCCATGAAACTTTCGACAAACGCTGCACGCGTTTGCCTGCCTATTTTCGATAGATGTCCAGCCTTTGCCATATCGTACAGCTTGTCCACTTCGCCTTTCAGCTGCGCCTCTTTCCTGCCCAGAATATCCAACGTCCTTACCCTCCGACTGAACGCTAGATCCTCCATGTGCCACCCGTTCTGCGCGAGTCGTCGCCAGTATTCATCCGCCCAATATCGGGCGTTTTGGCGAGTTTGGAGAGGGAGGTGAAGACgagtggagatgatggccATATGGACCATggcgagggagaggatCGTTGAATCGGGACGGAGATTGCGTAACGGCAGGTCGGTGTCGATCATCGAGACGATACGATCTACGTCGTTGCGATGTTCGAATGCTCGAAGGAACTGGTCTGCAATGTGTTGTTTTATCAGCTCATGTTCAGAGGTTAAGCGAGCAGAACACACTTACGCCAGACAAtggcaggaagaggaatatGTTTTGACGATTGAAAGTGCGCTGAATGATCTCCTAGATTCCTGACCTTTACAAAAGCATCTGGACCGACTGTCGCTTCCAACACTTGTTGATAAAGTTTGTTTAATGCTCCAAATGTCTTGGCTCGACCATGAATGGTTATACGATGTACAAAGGCATTGGGGTGGTAACATTGTAATGCGAGAATGAGTTTATCGACATTCTGCCGAAATTGAGAGTATAGGTCGTGTTGTTTGTTACTAACATTGGCGCGGGAGAGGGAGCGATGGATAGGAGCAAAATTGAACTTGGAATTGGGACGAAGGTCGGCTGTGGCGTCGAGCATACCGAAAAGAGCAGCTTCATCGCACTGATCAAGCAAGGTAAGAGCCGCAATGTTGACCATCATAAGTGACCTCAGaccttccccttccaaTCTCGCAGCAAGACGTTTCTCTCTATCCCACGAAAGCAAATCATTCgcatcttttccttgcaATTCTCTCATCTTGACTTTGCATGTGTTGAACGCATTCACAACGTCACCTGGTCGACCGATTTCGAgcaggcggaggaggatgaagaagaaaccgGAGATATGGTCCCGAGCGGCTGACTCGATTGACATGttaagaagaagaccatACTTCTCTGGAGAGATGGCTGCTAGCTTATTCAAATTGGGAGATCCGCGACGATGGAGGATGTCGGCAATGAATTCGGAGATGTATTTGAACGTTATTGAGTCAAATCGGGATATTGCGCCGAGATCGACAAGATGTGACCATATAAATATGACACGGTCGAGATTATATTCCTTCATGGCGATTGATAGCTCTTCGAGTTGAGCTGTGATGGGGTAATCAGGGGGtgggcggaggaggatgacatCGTTCTCGATAACATCCATTCTTCGTAGAGTGATAGGTTTTTTTGAAGGAGGGTGTTGGGATTTGGGGGTGGGTTTGAAGCTGGAAGGTTTGCGCCTTGACTTTTGTGAAgtagtagaagaagaagaacgggAAGAGCTAGCTGGCATAGGGCTGcgagaggaaaagagggcTATACGATGGAGCCATGATGTTGGCCCTGGACCTGCGACAGCCATAGCTACCGGTCGCATCGCTAATCGTAGTGGACTACATGGTTAATTAGCTCTGTACTTGAAATAAATATTGTACATCATGTCTGTCGACGGATAAAAGTAGTAGTCACTATGGAGAACAGCGAAACATGGAGTCAGTTCAAACTCACGCCAAATTAGTTCGAGTGTAGAGGGCTCAAACCCAGCTGAGATGATTAAACCCCGAAAAACAATAaatcttctttccaaaaGTTTGCGATGACATAGCAGCGCCGCAAATGAGTATGAAGTGTCGATTATAGGTAAAGTAGAAAAGCAAAGATGTCAACAAAAACACAACGAAGAGGCCAACGAATTCGAAGGGAACAAAAGATAATCATATGTATTACGTAAAATAAGAGACTGTACCGGAACGCTGGATCGTGGCAATAGTCCGCTTCAGTCCAAGCATGCAACTTTTTGACCTCATGAAGAAGTTGATAGGCCTCTTGAGATAGTGAAGAGTGACTTTTGAATTTTCTCCCTCGGCTTGCAGGTGGCGTTCGATATGCTAAAATGAAACTGGGTGAGTATATTACGTAAGCACAGTACCCCAGGCGTGAATGCTTTTTCCTCGAACAGAACAAACAAACATTGAATTTTCCCATTTGCTTGGTTAGTCAAACAGTCCTTTATGCTTGAAGAAAATACATCTAGCAACCTCCCTGGAGACGTGTAAGTTGTGCCCCCGCTTGATCCATGGTCGTGTCCCGCACCACGACTGTCTCACTAACCAATGCACAGCTCCAACCCATTTATAACCAAACCAAATTCTCCCAAGAAATCCAGAGGAAATAGTTCCACCTCTGACTCTACCCTAGCGTCCCTTCGCCAGGGTATGGGCCGGATGGACATCTCTTCCAAGGGTTCCTCAATCCCTTACACCATTGACGTCCGAGAGCGGAAAGACTCCAAAGATACTCGCCGAGAACTTGACCGTTTCGTGCCTGCCCGTCCTGCGTCCCTCTCGCACAATTCTCATTCCAGCTCTACTTTACCGACATTAGCTATCGATAGTGCTGGGCATACCCCTGATACCTCTGTCGATCATTCCTTATCCCAGGACCAATCGACACTCTCACTTCAAGCATCTCTCGGTCTCAACTCTAACCGCCGAATCCTGTCCTTCCAATCCGCCCCACCACTCGCGTCCCACGCTACTTCCCATCTCGATGCCCAGCGAAActaccttcttcaatcaTCCGCCTCGGCCAACCGGGGCACTGGATCCCACTCGGGTAAAGATACCAAGAAGCGAGCACCGCCGTACATGCCGGAGAGAGTGCTTGATGCGCCAGGATTTGAGGATGATTATTACTTGGATTTGATTGATTGGAGCTGCGCCAATAGGGTGGCGATTGGGTTGGGGGATATGGGCTATGTGTGGGATGCGGAGACGGGGAGTGTGAGTGCTTTGGGAAGTGGTGCCGAGTGAGTTCTATCTCATCGATAAGGATAATGCTGATAAGGTTCAGAGAGGATACGAATAAAGTTACATCCGTATCATGGTCCAACGACGGTGCATACCTCGCCATTGGTCTTGATACTGGTGATATAGAGGTTTGGgatgtggaagagaatAAGAAGATGCGGACGATGAAGGGCCATTTAGCAAGAGTACCGGTCATGAGTTGGCACGGGCATGTTCTTACTTCCGGTTGTAGGGACGGAAGTATCTACCATCACGATGTGAGGGTCGCGAAACACAAGGTTATGGAGTTGGTGGGGCATAACGCGGAAGTGTGTGGTCTTGCGTGGCGAAGCGATGGGCAGTTTTTGGCTAGTGGGGGTAATGACAATGTCGTCAATTGTTGGGAGTGAGTTCTTTCAACTCGGAAACGTAGCAAGTCTGATGTGAGTAGCGGCCGTATCGGCGCTTCAATCCTCAACGACGAAGGAACACCCCGCGGTGTCGCGAAATGGACAAAACGAAACCATACTGCAGCCGTCAAAGCCATCGCTTGGTCGCCCTGGCAATCATCTCTCCTTGCTACTGGTGGCGGAACTGCCGACAAACACATTCACTTCTGGTCCACTTCCACCGGCGCCCGAACTGCTTCTCTGCCTACTTCCACTCAAGTCACATCCCTCATTTTTTCCCCACATTCGAAAGAAATTCTCGGGACACACGGGTATCCGGATAATACCCTTACGCTGTGGACTTATCCGACGTTGGAGAAAATCTGGGAGGTGCCAGCGCATGATTCGAGGATTATCAGTTCGGCATTGAGTCCGGATGGGACGACGGTGTGTACAGGCGCGGGAGATGAGAACCTCAAGTTCTGGAAAGTATGGGAAGTGAGGcaggcaaagaaggagagggaagagggcgAGAGTGGGAGAGGCAAGACAGCCGTCAGGATTAGGTAAAGTTAAGTAGCGCACTAGTTCTAATGTTATTGATATGTCATGTATTTCTTTCGTATTTTGAACACTACCTAGGGAGCTCGTTGTGCATTGCATTGTAATTTTAAGCGATGGAGATCGGACCTACTTCACATGAATCTAGCAGTATCCTGCGCAAAGTGACGCACTCCCAATAAAAGTAAGTTTCACGAGCGATATTTTCGGGAATAGTACAGCGCTCAAACATAGTACACCACGAGTGACAAGCTTATATGGTTACGTCGGGCGATTGGTATCTGTAATGCCGACGATCCTTGTTGACACAAGATGGCCGTCTCATCATTCCGTTTTTCGAGTATGGAAGGACGGTCAGTCAGATTCTGCACAGGAGGACGTTGGGATGAACCATCCCAGTTGGCGTGATTATAATTGCAAGAAAGGGTAATTGTTTTGCAAATCAGGTGgatccatctctttttcacGTCAAActaaaaaaagaaagatgaacCCTGTTCCCTGATATTCCCCCTCCGCCTTTTTGAATGAAAACCAAAGCAAAAAACCTAAAGCAACAACTGGAAAACAAATCGCAAACCAGACCTAAACCAAATCCTCATACCGGCCTACAATCCTCGGGTAAGGAGAacagagggagaaaggtCGAGGGAGGTAAGGGAAAGGAATGAAGAGATGTTTACCAGCCGCCCTGGGCGTCGGCAGCGGGCTCAGCAGCCCAGTCACCGGCAACAGGCTCGTCGGACCAGTCAAGAGCTGCAAACACAAAAGTTAGAATTGTAGAaacttggagaagagggataaAAGATaaaaactcaccagtcTCGGTGGGCTGAGCAGCAAGAACAGCGTCGGCAGCGTTACCAGCGTCGTACTCGGCGGTCACACCAGCAGCGGCAGAGGTAGCGGCAGCTTCGGCGTCGGCACCCTCCTGagcggcggcggcagcagcCTTCTCGGCGGCCTCACGCTCAATCTCCTCGGGGTCAcggtagaagaagaggtcaGGGAGGACGTCCCAGCCAGAAGGACCGGTAGGGCCTCGGGGAACGGTGCCTCGGAGACGGAGAACTTCTCGGCAGAGGAGGTACCACATAAGACCGATAGAGTGACGAGACTTGTTGTTGGCGGGGATGGCAATGTCGACAAACTTGGTGGAAGCGTCAGTGTCACAGAAGGCGATGACACTATGAAGTTATTAGCAAACTGGACGGGGGAACGGGAGGTTGAAACGTACGGGATGTTGACGTAAGCAGCCTCTCGGATAGCCTGGTGGTCAACCCTGGGGTCGGTGACGATGATCACTCGGGGCTCCTTGAAAGATCGGGTGATGTAGTTAGTGAAGGAACCGGGGGTGAATCGGCCAGCGATAGCCTGGGCACCGGTGAAGGAGCCGTACTTGAGGACGGCACGGTGACCGTAGGGTCGGGCAGAGATAACACAGACGTCGTTGGGGTTCTCGATGGTAGCGAGGACACGGGCAGCAAGGACGAGCTTCTCCCAGGTCTTGCCGACGTTGATAACGTGGATACCTTTGCGATGATTAGCTCCCTTCCAATTACTGAATCCACCAAAGTCGACTAACCATCAGCACGCCTCTTCCAGACGTAGTTCTCCATAGACTTGTCGCAGTTCTTGGTACCGAGGTGGCACTGAGCggcgaggaggagctggATGTCGTCCTCAGTAGCCTGAAGAGCCTTGGGGAGCTTGTCGGCGGACATTTTCGCTAGTTGGTGTGGGTTCTAGGCGTTTTGGGGGGCTTGCAAACTTGAATAAAAAAACCTCGATGAACTGTGTCGATCTGGGCAGGGTCAGCGGTGCGTGGGAGTGGAAATACGCGAACATGATGACTGACCAAGGAATGGATGACTTTTATGAACGGGGTCGAAGAGGAACAGGCGAATTCAAGACGTGAAAACCTGGGTGACATTTTCCTTGTCGGCGTTAAGGGATTTGATTATGTAACACAGAGCTGGTCGGCGTTAAGAGAAGTGCCACAGCGGGGGAGTCCGACGGTAAGTAGTTGCGTCATGAGATGAAGGTGTCCCCAATTTCCCAATTAGGCAGGTGTATTTGATCCCGTTGCCACCGGGCAGTCGCCACTCGTTTTCTGCTTCGTTCTGGGGTATCGATTGCTACAGTATTCGGTCCGTCTCGAGTATTCCTTTTTGCCATCCCATTCCAATCCGCTTCACTGGTCCCCCTGTACCAGCCCAGCCTAAAAGCCTACCTTCGGAAGGCGCAACATAATCGTTTCAGAAACATACCCACGCCTAATCTCTACAATGTCCCTCTTCGAGCTTACTGCCGTTCAGCACTGAACGAGCAGCCTACACAGGTGTTTATATTACGGTTATTAGGTCAACGGGTATCACGATAATTCATATTCTTACAAACGGTCAAACAACTAGCGGTCAAACGATACATTAGAGCGATACACTCACCACTCAGCGGAAGCATCTCCAAAGGTGCGTACTTGATTCACATGACAAGGACGAATTCGCTGATCTTCCTCAAAGAACCTACCAACTCGTTGCAATCAAAATCAGCGACCCGTCACGACCCTTTCAGGCATTACTGTCATCACGTCTTGAATCGCCTATCCGCTCTCGTCGTTTTCGTTCcgttccttcctcatccgtCTCCAGCACTCTCGATTGACCAAGTTTTCTATACCTACCAAACCTTTACGCGAGTACCCCAAATTTACGCGTAGCGCAAGGTTCATGAATATAGCAAAGAGTAATCTACGGCGCCACACTCATACAAAGACGCCACTCTTGTCTCGGTCTCTCGTTTTTGTCACCTCTTTTGAAGACGTCCTTTAGGTGAGTCTCCTACGTTGTCATGAAAGGAGGTTTTGCCACTGACACTATGGCTTTTCAGCGACTTCGcatttttatttatttgCCACTTTCACCAAGGAGCGAAGGAAACGGCTCGTCCATACCATCTTTCAACACGTCCCCATTCTCAGCCATACATTCGA
This Cryptococcus neoformans var. neoformans JEC21 chromosome 9 sequence DNA region includes the following protein-coding sequences:
- a CDS encoding 40S ribosomal protein S0, putative; the protein is MSADKLPKALQATEDDIQLLLAAQCHLGTKNCDKSMENYVWKRRADGIHVINVGKTWEKLVLAARVLATIENPNDVCVISARPYGHRAVLKYGSFTGAQAIAGRFTPGSFTNYITRSFKEPRVIIVTDPRVDHQAIREAAYVNIPVIAFCDTDASTKFVDIAIPANNKSRHSIGLMWYLLCREVLRLRGTVPRGPTGPSGWDVLPDLFFYRDPEEIEREAAEKAAAAAAQEGADAEAAATSAAAGVTAEYDAGNAADAVLAAQPTETALDWSDEPVAGDWAAEPAADAQGGW
- a CDS encoding cell division control protein, putative; amino-acid sequence: MLEENTSSNLPGDVSNPFITKPNSPKKSRGNSSTSDSTLASLRQGMGRMDISSKGSSIPYTIDVRERKDSKDTRRELDRFVPARPASLSHNSHSSSTLPTLAIDSAGHTPDTSVDHSLSQDQSTLSLQASLGLNSNRRILSFQSAPPLASHATSHLDAQRNYLLQSSASANRGTGSHSGKDTKKRAPPYMPERVLDAPGFEDDYYLDLIDWSCANRVAIGLGDMGYVWDAETGSVSALGSGAEEDTNKVTSVSWSNDGAYLAIGLDTGDIEVWDVEENKKMRTMKGHLARVPVMSWHGHVLTSGCRDGSIYHHDVRVAKHKVMELVGHNAEVCGLAWRSDGQFLASGGNDNVVNCWDGRIGASILNDEGTPRGVAKWTKRNHTAAVKAIAWSPWQSSLLATGGGTADKHIHFWSTSTGARTASLPTSTQVTSLIFSPHSKEILGTHGYPDNTLTLWTYPTLEKIWEVPAHDSRIISSALSPDGTTVCTGAGDENLKFWKVWEVRQAKKEREEGESGRGKTAVRIR